The window TCCGAGCTTCCGCCGCAGCGCCGCCACGTGGACGTCCACGGTGCGGTCCACCACCTCGGCGTCCTCTCCGCGCGCGGCCCCGATCAGGTCCTCGCGGGATTTCACCCGCCCCGGCCGCTCGGCCAGGGCCCGCAGAAGGTTGAACTCCGTGGTCGTCAGAGCCACGGCCTTGCCGGCCGCCGTCACCTGGCGCCTGCCCGAGTCGATCACGAGCCGGCCGACCCGGAGGATCTCGGCCGGTTCGGATCCCCCTTCCGCCCGTCTCAGGAGCGCCTTGACGCGCGCCAGAAGCTCCCTCATCCCGAAGGGCTTGGCGAGGTAGTCGTCCGCTCCGAGCTCGAGTCCCAGAACGCGGTCCGACTCTTCCGCCTTGGCCGTCAGCATGAGGATCGGCCGGGGCGCGGTGGCCGGCTCCTGCCGGAGGCGCTTGCAGACTTCCAGACCGTCGAGACCCGGCATCATGACGTCGAGGATCACGAGGTCGGGGGCGTGCCGCCGGGCGGCCGCCAGCCCCGATTCACCGTCGCGGGCCGTCAGAACGGCGTACCCCGCGCGCGTCAGGTTGTAGTCGAGCAGCCTGAGCATCTCCGGCTCGTCGTCGATGACGAGGACCGTCCGTGGCATGGACCTATTCCCCCTCCCCGGACCGCTGCTCCTGTTCGTGGTGGTGACGCACGTCCTTTCCTTCGGCGGCGTAAATCGCCTCCTCGGCGATGTTGGTGGCGTGATCCGCCACGCGTTCGAGGTTCCGCGACACGAGGATAAGGTCGAGCGCCCGCGGGATCGTCCCCGGATCGGCCATCATGTAGGTCAGAAGCTCGCGGAAGACCTGGTCCTTGAGGGCGTCCACGGCGTCGTCGTCGCGAAGCACCTTGCGCGCGAGCGCCGCGTCTGAACGCACGAAGGCGTCCAGGCTCTCCCGGAGCATCGCCCGGGCCCGGTCGGCCATGAGCGGAATGTCGATGAGCGGTTTCAGCGGAGGATATTTTAGGAGGTGGGCGGTGTTCTGACAAATGTTGACGGCCTGGTCGGCGATCCGTTCCAGCTCGCCGGCGATCTTCGAGGACATGACCACCAGCCTCAGGTCCGCCGCCACCGGATGCTGGAGCGCCAGGATCCCGATCGCCCGTTCGTCGATCTCCAGATGCAGCGCGTTGACCTCCTCCTCCCGGCGGTAGACCTCCGCGTGCCGATCGCCGGCGCGCTCGAGGAGACTCCGGACGGCCTCGTCGACCATCGCCTCCGCCAGGGTCCCCATCCGGACGAGACGGCCCTTGAGCTCCGCGAGGGCCTCCTCGAAATGGCGATGGATCATCCGGACAATCCTCCTGCGACGGCGGGCCCTCGGGACGTCCCTTTCCCGGCGTCGCCCTCCCCCAGGTCGGGCTCTTCCGTCCCGGCGGAGGCACGACGCCCCCGGACGCGGGCCACGGCTTCCCATCCGCCGCCGGGAGCCGGATAGGCGGCCAGGCTCCTGAGCGCGATGCCCGCCGTCCGCGCCCGAAGCGTCTCCAGCAGATCGGATCCTTCCGGAATCGTCAACACGACCCTCCCGCCGGGCTCGCACAATCCCATGATTCGGGTGAACGCCGCGAAGATATCCGATTCCGTGATCATTCCGACGACCCGATCGCCCTGCACCACCGGCAGCCCGGCGATGTCGTTCTCCAGCATGATCCGGGCCGCGCGCTCCAGGGGATCCTCGGGGGCCACCGTCCGCACCCTGGGGGTCATGATATCGCCCAGCGTCACCCGCGTCCGGCGGACGGAATTCTCGGAAACTCCCAACACTCTCTGAAGATCGTCGCGGGTCACGATCCCCGCCAGCATCCCGCCCTCTCCGAGCACGGGAATCCGGCGGATCCGACGCACCAGCATCAGCTCGAGGGCGTCCACGGCCGGCGTTTCGGCCGGAAGCGTCACCGCCGGGCTCGTCATCCAGTGTCTCACGAACATCAAAGTCCTCCTTTCTTCGTTCCGCCCCCAGTACACCTTCGTTTCGTAAAGACGGAGCGAAGACGGCATCAAGGTTTCGTCAAGCCGGCCCCCGGAACTATCCGAACCGGCCGCTGATGAACGCCTCGGTCCGCGGATCCCGCGGCGTGGTAAACACCTGGCGCGTTTCGCCGTGCTCGACGAGCTCGCCGAGCAGCATGAAGGCGGTGTGGTCCGACACCCGCGCCGCCTGCTGGATGTTGTGCGTGACGATGACCACGGTGTAGCGTTCCTTGAGCTCCAGAAGCAGTTCCTCGATCCGGGCCGTCGCCACGGGGTCCAGGGCCGAACACGGTTCGTCCATGAGAAGCACTTCCGGCTCCACCGCCAGCGCCCGCGCGATGCAGAGCCGCTGCTGCTGGCCGCCCGAAAGCCCCAGGGCCGACGCCTGCAGCCGGTCCTTCACCTCGTCCCACAGCGCCGCCTGCCGCAGGCTCCGTTCCACGACGGCCTCCAGATCGGCCCGGCGGCTCACTCCCCGGAGTCGGGGACCGTACGCGACGTTCTCGAAGATCGACTTCGGGAAAGGGTTGGACTTCTGGAACACCATCCCGACGCGACGCCGG of the Planctomycetota bacterium genome contains:
- a CDS encoding response regulator transcription factor, with the protein product MPRTVLVIDDEPEMLRLLDYNLTRAGYAVLTARDGESGLAAARRHAPDLVILDVMMPGLDGLEVCKRLRQEPATAPRPILMLTAKAEESDRVLGLELGADDYLAKPFGMRELLARVKALLRRAEGGSEPAEILRVGRLVIDSGRRQVTAAGKAVALTTTEFNLLRALAERPGRVKSREDLIGAARGEDAEVVDRTVDVHVAALRRKLGKLGDMIETVRGVGYRLRED
- the phoU gene encoding phosphate signaling complex protein PhoU; amino-acid sequence: MIHRHFEEALAELKGRLVRMGTLAEAMVDEAVRSLLERAGDRHAEVYRREEEVNALHLEIDERAIGILALQHPVAADLRLVVMSSKIAGELERIADQAVNICQNTAHLLKYPPLKPLIDIPLMADRARAMLRESLDAFVRSDAALARKVLRDDDAVDALKDQVFRELLTYMMADPGTIPRALDLILVSRNLERVADHATNIAEEAIYAAEGKDVRHHHEQEQRSGEGE
- a CDS encoding CBS domain-containing protein, with the protein product MFVRHWMTSPAVTLPAETPAVDALELMLVRRIRRIPVLGEGGMLAGIVTRDDLQRVLGVSENSVRRTRVTLGDIMTPRVRTVAPEDPLERAARIMLENDIAGLPVVQGDRVVGMITESDIFAAFTRIMGLCEPGGRVVLTIPEGSDLLETLRARTAGIALRSLAAYPAPGGGWEAVARVRGRRASAGTEEPDLGEGDAGKGTSRGPAVAGGLSG
- the pstB gene encoding phosphate ABC transporter ATP-binding protein PstB gives rise to the protein MVLVPRMKVPERASAGPGPRAGSGTPLVEVERLTFRYDGKAAVRDVTITFFRHRIAALIGPSGCGKSTLLRCLNRMNDLIEGTSREGTIRLAGEDIYAADMDVTELRRRVGMVFQKSNPFPKSIFENVAYGPRLRGVSRRADLEAVVERSLRQAALWDEVKDRLQASALGLSGGQQQRLCIARALAVEPEVLLMDEPCSALDPVATARIEELLLELKERYTVVIVTHNIQQAARVSDHTAFMLLGELVEHGETRQVFTTPRDPRTEAFISGRFG